A region of Hyalangium minutum DNA encodes the following proteins:
- a CDS encoding MFS transporter produces MESIHETYRPSPLPGAMALSAPAREQSEPGLPLVLLLALSAGLAVASLYYTQPMLAVLSEDLHASTRAVGMLPMLTQLGYALGILLLSPLGDRLDRRRVIVAKALVLGVALLLAAAAPSIHVLLLASLAIGLSATLAQDIVPAAATLAPEAHRGRVVGTVMTGLLLGILLSRVISGFTAEHFGWRTMFLFAAAGIAAIAAAAWKALPRFKPTSHLSYGALLRSVGHLWKAHRDVRHAAIAQGLLSVGFSAFWSTLAVLLHAEPFHLGSTAAGAFGLAGAAGAFAAPLAGGLADRHGARIVTRVGAVLALVSFALLGFWPWLVPSARLVLLAITAIGFDLGFQVTLIAHQSIVYSVDPAARSRLNALLIVGMFIGMSVGAALGGLLLAQWGWLAVAALATSASGLALIIRFRA; encoded by the coding sequence ATGGAAAGCATTCACGAGACGTATCGTCCCTCGCCCCTGCCGGGTGCCATGGCACTCAGCGCCCCCGCTCGCGAGCAGAGCGAACCGGGGCTGCCGCTGGTCCTGCTGCTGGCACTCTCGGCCGGGCTGGCCGTGGCCTCGCTGTACTACACGCAACCGATGCTGGCCGTGCTGTCCGAAGACCTGCACGCGTCCACTCGCGCCGTGGGCATGCTCCCGATGCTCACACAGCTCGGCTACGCCCTCGGAATCCTGCTGCTGTCCCCCCTCGGCGATCGCCTGGACCGCCGCCGCGTCATCGTGGCCAAGGCCCTCGTGCTGGGTGTGGCGCTGCTGCTCGCCGCCGCCGCGCCTTCGATCCATGTGCTGCTGCTCGCCAGCCTGGCCATCGGCCTGAGCGCCACCCTGGCGCAGGACATCGTCCCCGCCGCCGCCACGCTCGCGCCCGAGGCCCATCGCGGCCGGGTGGTGGGCACCGTGATGACCGGCCTGCTCCTGGGCATCCTGCTCTCGCGGGTGATCAGCGGCTTCACTGCGGAGCACTTCGGCTGGCGCACGATGTTCTTGTTCGCTGCTGCGGGCATCGCGGCGATCGCCGCCGCCGCCTGGAAGGCACTCCCCCGCTTCAAGCCCACCAGCCACCTGAGCTACGGGGCGCTGCTGCGCTCGGTGGGCCACCTGTGGAAGGCCCACCGCGACGTGCGCCATGCCGCGATCGCGCAAGGGCTGTTGTCCGTCGGCTTCAGCGCGTTCTGGTCCACGCTGGCGGTCCTGCTGCACGCGGAGCCCTTCCACCTTGGGAGCACCGCCGCCGGGGCCTTTGGCCTGGCTGGAGCCGCGGGCGCTTTTGCCGCGCCCCTGGCGGGTGGCCTGGCCGACCGTCACGGTGCCCGCATCGTGACCCGCGTCGGCGCGGTGCTCGCGCTGGTCTCCTTCGCCCTGCTGGGCTTTTGGCCCTGGCTGGTTCCCAGCGCCCGCCTGGTGTTGCTGGCCATCACCGCCATCGGCTTCGACCTCGGCTTCCAGGTGACGCTGATCGCGCACCAGAGCATCGTCTACTCCGTCGATCCCGCTGCCCGGAGCCGGCTCAACGCCCTGCTCATCGTGGGCATGTTCATCGGGATGTCGGTAGGCGCCGCGTTGGGTGGGTTGCTGCTCGCGCAGTGGGGTTGGCTCGCGGTGGCGGCATTGGCCACCAGCGCCTCGGGGCTGGCGCTGATCATCCGCTTCCGGGCATAG
- a CDS encoding DinB family protein, whose amino-acid sequence MADEARSYLMRQFETAWELTRYHLDGLSTEECLWRPATRGLHVQQLPDGKWRADWPEHEGYDLGPPSIAWLTWHLGFWWSMVLDHSFGDGKLSRENVLWPGNADAVREWIGQLKGQWQGALEKLSDEDLRSTQRTRWPLQDRPFGDVVAWANVELTKNAAELGYARFLHAVSAR is encoded by the coding sequence ATGGCCGATGAAGCCCGTAGTTACTTGATGCGGCAGTTCGAGACGGCGTGGGAGCTCACCCGGTACCACCTCGACGGGCTCTCCACCGAGGAGTGCTTGTGGCGCCCGGCCACTCGGGGTCTGCACGTGCAGCAGCTACCGGATGGGAAGTGGCGCGCCGACTGGCCGGAGCACGAGGGATATGACCTTGGCCCTCCGAGCATCGCGTGGCTGACGTGGCACCTCGGCTTCTGGTGGTCCATGGTGCTCGACCACTCCTTCGGCGACGGAAAACTCTCCCGCGAGAACGTCCTATGGCCTGGCAACGCCGACGCCGTCCGCGAGTGGATCGGCCAGCTCAAGGGACAGTGGCAAGGCGCCCTCGAGAAGCTCTCGGACGAGGACCTGCGCTCGACCCAGCGGACGCGATGGCCTCTCCAGGATCGGCCGTTCGGTGACGTCGTCGCCTGGGCCAATGTCGAGCTCACGAAGAACGCCGCCGAGCTCGGCTATGCACGCTTCCTCCATGCCGTCAGCGCCCGCTGA
- a CDS encoding serine/threonine protein kinase has translation MKRASHPTGLLFGPPLGTRVHAWRLVDCLRHGAYGVVYRAVRIGQESAEPVALKMAMYPWDPRFMREVGLLSLVHHPSTPRLLGHGFWQHPSGAFFPFIVMQWVEGTPLYEWAREQQPTSLRVRQVLAQLARALEATHAAGAVHRDVKGDNVLMRHSDGRAVLLDFGAGNYPCAARLTWELLPPGTPPYRAPEAWLFERRSEHVQDAHYVAGPADDVYALGVTAYRLVTGEHPFHARLRQDDAGAWHVEENPLPSPRELNLRVDSRLSDLILRMLSVSPEERGTARELAEALETSAARLAQEERDARPCSESPAPTEPPQADPERLQPQVEARNWKARSAWALAGALLALWALKAVHAPHNSASMKEPVTGGTTHLGEAASKETPPPVQSSFQRETISQEPPPEPYPGQLTPNAKGRCPEPKQIPLNGGCWGEVNTKDAEECEKNGWVLTKGRCYAPAMDTRRKPPPTSAPPDFR, from the coding sequence ATGAAACGCGCGTCACACCCCACGGGTCTTCTCTTCGGTCCTCCCCTGGGCACCCGGGTGCACGCATGGCGGCTGGTGGACTGCCTCCGCCATGGCGCCTATGGGGTGGTCTACCGCGCCGTCCGCATTGGCCAGGAGTCCGCGGAGCCCGTAGCGCTCAAGATGGCCATGTACCCGTGGGATCCGCGCTTCATGCGGGAGGTGGGGCTGCTGTCGCTCGTCCACCACCCAAGCACGCCCCGGCTACTCGGCCATGGCTTCTGGCAGCACCCGTCGGGCGCGTTCTTTCCCTTCATCGTCATGCAATGGGTGGAAGGCACGCCGCTATACGAGTGGGCGCGCGAGCAACAGCCCACGAGCCTGCGGGTGCGCCAGGTGCTGGCGCAGTTGGCACGGGCGCTCGAGGCAACGCATGCCGCCGGTGCGGTGCACCGGGACGTCAAGGGCGACAACGTGCTGATGCGGCACTCAGATGGCCGGGCGGTGCTGCTGGACTTTGGCGCTGGGAACTACCCCTGTGCCGCGAGGCTGACGTGGGAGCTGCTGCCACCGGGGACACCCCCCTACCGGGCTCCCGAAGCGTGGCTATTCGAGCGCCGCTCCGAGCACGTCCAGGATGCCCACTATGTGGCCGGACCTGCGGATGATGTGTACGCGCTGGGAGTGACGGCCTATCGGCTCGTCACCGGAGAGCATCCCTTCCACGCGAGGCTCCGGCAGGATGACGCGGGAGCCTGGCATGTGGAGGAGAACCCTCTGCCCTCGCCGCGAGAGCTCAACCTGAGAGTGGATTCCCGGCTCAGCGATTTGATCCTCCGCATGCTCTCGGTGTCACCAGAGGAGCGTGGCACCGCCAGAGAACTCGCCGAGGCGTTGGAAACTTCGGCGGCGCGTCTGGCTCAGGAAGAAAGAGACGCCCGGCCCTGCTCCGAATCCCCTGCCCCCACCGAACCACCGCAAGCCGATCCAGAACGCTTGCAGCCTCAAGTGGAGGCGAGGAACTGGAAGGCCAGGAGCGCATGGGCGCTCGCGGGAGCCCTGCTGGCGCTCTGGGCATTGAAGGCAGTGCACGCGCCACACAACAGTGCCTCCATGAAGGAGCCAGTCACTGGAGGCACCACCCATCTCGGAGAGGCTGCTTCGAAGGAAACGCCGCCACCGGTCCAGAGCTCCTTCCAGCGGGAGACCATCAGCCAAGAGCCACCTCCAGAACCCTATCCAGGACAGCTCACACCGAATGCGAAAGGCCGCTGCCCTGAACCCAAGCAGATCCCCCTCAATGGAGGCTGCTGGGGGGAGGTCAACACGAAGGATGCCGAGGAGTGCGAGAAGAACGGCTGGGTCCTAACCAAGGGCCGCTGCTACGCTCCAGCCATGGACACGCGCCGGAAACCTCCGCCCACATCCGCGCCCCCGGACTTTCGGTGA
- a CDS encoding dihydrofolate reductase family protein produces MSLLTFGLNVTLDGCIDHTQGIVDDELHDYWTQLMDQSGAMLFGRNTYELMEGAWPAVARDEKAPRAMREWAQKLEAKAKYVVSGSRSDFPWQNTIKVEGDLREAISALKAKTERGVLVGAPKLAAALEELGLIDEYRFVVHPIISGRGPTLFHGLSSARHLELLSTQRFKSGVQALHFRRKAG; encoded by the coding sequence ATGAGCCTCCTCACCTTCGGTCTCAACGTGACTTTGGACGGGTGCATCGATCACACCCAGGGGATCGTGGACGACGAGCTGCACGACTATTGGACGCAGCTCATGGATCAGAGCGGGGCGATGCTCTTCGGGCGCAACACCTACGAGCTGATGGAGGGAGCCTGGCCCGCGGTGGCACGCGACGAAAAGGCGCCGCGCGCGATGCGCGAGTGGGCACAGAAGCTTGAGGCGAAGGCGAAGTACGTCGTGTCGGGCTCGCGGAGCGACTTTCCGTGGCAGAACACGATCAAGGTGGAGGGTGACCTTCGCGAGGCGATCTCGGCGCTGAAAGCGAAGACCGAGCGGGGTGTCCTCGTCGGAGCGCCCAAGCTCGCGGCTGCGCTCGAGGAGTTGGGGCTCATCGACGAGTACCGCTTCGTCGTTCATCCCATCATCAGTGGCCGCGGGCCGACGTTGTTTCATGGCCTGTCGAGTGCGCGGCATCTCGAGCTCCTATCGACGCAGCGGTTCAAGTCCGGCGTGCAGGCGCTCCACTTCCGTCGCAAAGCGGGATGA
- a CDS encoding bifunctional metallophosphatase/5'-nucleotidase has protein sequence MLPYRLRAAVLALGVGAFLPLVACEPSDPPTEPTPEPRTVRLLQTSDLHTNIFPWDYFTGTADASRGLAKVATLVQKARAENPDCNLLIDSGDTIQGTPLGTYYALVDNAPKHPMAVAMNALRYDAMAFGNHEFNYGLNVLNKFKGEVDFPLLGANVRKSADGAEAFTPYLIKDVCGVKVGLLGLVTPGVTTWERPENIPGLRFDDPLETARTYVPRIREAGADIVVVAIHSGPDKQPTGRATDPASWLADYSDPTKWADRGNLEGENEAVQIAQQVPGIDVLLTGHTHQPIPKMLIKNTEGKDVLLIQPNRWGSHLGQVDLAVAYEGGHWSVTAKDSKLLAVDASVTEDAQVAQLTQSYHDNTKTYVSAKLGTTRAAFPGGYAARYVDSALSDLINTVQEEAAEQSGHPVDFSLAALFTDEGKLPAGDVSLRDAYSIYIYDNTLYVMRINGSILRRALELNAQYFAQWNPSAPPEASKPESAKVASVQNYNWDIYSKIDYGFDLTKPAGSRLTHLKFNGADVTDNQVFHIAINNYRAGGGGGYTMFKEGTVEWTSADGVRDYIARYIQAHPSLDPDAVNTCNFSLTPDPYAHFFKASLGPVKCSP, from the coding sequence ATGCTTCCTTATCGTCTGCGCGCAGCCGTGCTCGCCCTGGGGGTCGGCGCCTTCCTCCCACTGGTCGCCTGCGAACCCTCCGACCCGCCGACGGAGCCCACCCCGGAGCCCCGCACGGTCCGTCTGCTGCAAACCAGCGATCTGCACACCAACATCTTCCCCTGGGACTACTTCACCGGCACCGCGGACGCCTCGCGCGGACTGGCCAAGGTGGCCACGCTCGTCCAGAAGGCGCGGGCGGAGAACCCGGATTGCAACCTGCTCATCGACTCCGGAGACACCATCCAGGGCACGCCGCTGGGTACCTACTACGCCCTGGTGGACAACGCTCCCAAGCACCCCATGGCCGTGGCCATGAACGCGCTGCGCTATGACGCCATGGCGTTCGGCAACCACGAGTTCAACTACGGGCTCAACGTCCTCAACAAGTTCAAGGGCGAGGTGGACTTCCCCCTCCTCGGCGCCAACGTGCGCAAGAGCGCCGACGGCGCCGAGGCCTTCACCCCCTACCTCATCAAGGACGTGTGCGGCGTGAAGGTAGGCCTCCTCGGCCTGGTGACCCCGGGCGTGACGACGTGGGAGCGCCCAGAGAACATCCCCGGGCTGCGCTTCGATGATCCCCTGGAGACGGCTCGCACCTATGTGCCGAGGATCCGCGAGGCCGGCGCCGACATCGTCGTGGTGGCCATCCACAGCGGCCCGGACAAGCAGCCCACCGGAAGGGCGACGGATCCGGCCTCCTGGCTGGCGGACTACTCCGATCCCACGAAGTGGGCCGACCGCGGCAACCTGGAGGGCGAGAACGAGGCGGTGCAGATCGCCCAGCAGGTGCCCGGAATCGACGTGCTGCTCACCGGCCACACCCACCAGCCCATCCCCAAGATGCTGATCAAGAACACCGAGGGCAAGGACGTGCTGCTCATCCAGCCCAATCGCTGGGGCAGTCACCTCGGCCAGGTGGATCTCGCGGTCGCCTACGAGGGAGGCCACTGGAGCGTCACGGCCAAGGACTCCAAGCTGCTCGCGGTGGACGCCAGCGTCACCGAGGACGCCCAGGTGGCGCAGCTCACCCAGAGCTACCATGACAATACGAAGACGTACGTGAGCGCGAAGCTGGGCACCACCCGCGCCGCTTTCCCCGGAGGCTACGCCGCCCGCTACGTGGACAGCGCCCTGTCCGACCTCATCAACACCGTCCAGGAGGAGGCCGCCGAGCAGAGCGGCCACCCGGTGGACTTCTCGCTCGCCGCCCTGTTCACCGATGAGGGCAAGCTCCCCGCCGGAGACGTCTCCCTGCGCGATGCCTACAGCATCTACATCTACGACAACACGCTGTACGTGATGAGGATCAACGGCTCCATCCTGCGCCGCGCGCTGGAGCTCAACGCTCAGTACTTCGCTCAGTGGAACCCCAGCGCTCCGCCGGAGGCCTCCAAGCCGGAGTCTGCCAAGGTGGCGAGCGTGCAGAACTACAACTGGGACATCTACTCGAAGATCGACTACGGGTTCGATCTCACGAAGCCTGCGGGCTCGCGGCTGACGCACCTGAAGTTCAACGGGGCGGATGTCACCGATAACCAGGTGTTCCACATCGCCATCAACAACTACCGGGCCGGCGGCGGTGGCGGCTACACCATGTTCAAGGAGGGCACGGTGGAGTGGACCTCGGCCGATGGCGTGCGCGACTACATCGCCCGCTACATCCAAGCCCACCCCAGCCTGGATCCGGATGCCGTGAACACGTGCAACTTCTCGCTCACGCCGGACCCCTACGCGCACTTCTTCAAGGCCTCGCTCGGCCCGGTGAAGTGCTCGCCCTAG
- a CDS encoding prolyl oligopeptidase family serine peptidase: MRKVSQSPTFPSARREPASGYTMLGKRFDDPYAWLEQLDAPEAQAWIAAQEAVTHSVLRAVPGREALRAAVARSARYARLSPPIPAGPHGREFLWQADASDDKLKFMLRRGKDAPLETVLDPNIWPSGEVLVFAVPSPDGTRVAFGKSVGSTHAAVIHVLDVETGTLLPDRPRGTGHTSVAWRPDGSGFFYAACPEPGEVPAGDEAYWNAIYEHRLGSGAPARRVFGDDQHKEYWCSVQISECRRFAVLSKWDYVHANAVYLLRLADDALVPVAPGMRSLNQVQVIGDSVLVQTDLDAPRGRLCVAPLTAPTEWRTLIPESADTLQTISAVGGRLYAVYSHAASHRVRIHAEDGTYLRDLALPALGSVNRNEGEGIVSGISGSWSGDTVWVRFMSYVQAPSIYRYDYEADRLVPYHVPDVGLDPSEYVTEQVWYESLDGTRVSMFITHRKDLPRDGRQPVRLSGYGGFNISIEPRFSALQAAWLKLGGVLAFANVRGGGEYGRAWHEAALKMRRQNAFDDYIAAARWLVSAGYTTPSKLASRGNSNGGLLVAVTAMQAPDAFGAVFCRAPTLDMLRFPSFGFMRSATVEYGSPEDPVEGAYLAGYSPYHNVRADRRYPVMVFVPALNDHIAPPHDPLKMVARLQAEAPLGGPYFLLPLRDSGHGGGTTLTALVEQDVDELSFYCWALDREKGQGLR, from the coding sequence ATGAGGAAAGTGAGCCAGTCCCCGACATTTCCCTCCGCACGGCGTGAACCGGCGAGCGGCTACACGATGCTCGGCAAGCGGTTTGACGACCCATACGCCTGGCTGGAGCAGCTCGACGCACCGGAGGCCCAGGCGTGGATCGCGGCGCAGGAAGCCGTCACGCACTCGGTGCTGCGCGCGGTGCCGGGCCGCGAGGCGCTTCGGGCCGCGGTCGCTCGTTCCGCTCGGTATGCGCGGCTCTCGCCGCCGATTCCCGCCGGGCCTCACGGGCGCGAGTTCCTCTGGCAAGCGGATGCCAGCGACGACAAGCTCAAGTTCATGCTCCGGCGCGGCAAGGACGCGCCGCTCGAGACGGTGCTCGACCCCAATATCTGGCCGAGCGGCGAGGTCCTGGTCTTCGCAGTGCCCTCTCCCGATGGCACGCGGGTCGCGTTCGGCAAGTCCGTGGGGAGCACCCATGCCGCGGTAATCCACGTGCTCGATGTCGAGACAGGCACGCTGCTCCCCGATCGGCCTCGCGGTACGGGCCACACCTCGGTGGCATGGCGGCCTGACGGGTCCGGGTTCTTCTATGCGGCGTGTCCCGAGCCAGGCGAGGTGCCCGCGGGCGACGAGGCCTACTGGAACGCCATCTACGAGCACCGGCTCGGCTCGGGCGCGCCGGCCCGCCGGGTCTTCGGCGACGACCAGCACAAGGAGTACTGGTGCTCCGTCCAGATCAGCGAGTGCCGACGTTTCGCCGTGCTCTCCAAGTGGGACTACGTGCACGCCAACGCCGTCTACCTGCTGCGCCTGGCCGATGACGCGCTCGTGCCGGTGGCTCCTGGCATGAGGTCTCTCAATCAGGTGCAGGTGATCGGGGACTCGGTGCTCGTCCAGACCGATCTCGACGCGCCGCGTGGCCGCCTCTGCGTCGCGCCGCTGACAGCGCCGACGGAGTGGCGGACGCTCATCCCCGAGAGCGCGGACACGCTGCAGACGATCTCCGCCGTCGGCGGCCGGCTCTACGCCGTCTACTCGCATGCGGCGTCGCATCGCGTGCGCATCCACGCCGAGGATGGCACCTACCTCCGCGACCTGGCGCTGCCTGCGCTCGGCTCTGTGAATCGCAACGAAGGGGAAGGCATTGTCAGCGGTATCAGCGGTTCCTGGAGCGGCGATACGGTGTGGGTCCGCTTCATGTCGTATGTGCAGGCACCCTCGATCTACCGGTATGACTACGAGGCGGATCGCCTGGTGCCGTACCACGTTCCCGATGTCGGACTCGATCCGTCCGAGTATGTGACAGAGCAAGTCTGGTACGAGTCGCTCGACGGGACGCGGGTGTCGATGTTCATCACCCACCGGAAAGACCTGCCTCGAGACGGGCGCCAGCCCGTGCGGCTGAGTGGCTATGGGGGCTTCAACATCTCAATCGAGCCGCGCTTCTCGGCGCTCCAGGCCGCCTGGCTGAAGCTGGGCGGTGTGCTCGCCTTCGCCAATGTGCGAGGGGGCGGCGAATACGGCCGGGCCTGGCACGAGGCGGCACTCAAGATGCGTCGGCAGAACGCTTTTGATGACTACATCGCTGCGGCACGGTGGCTCGTCTCGGCGGGCTATACGACGCCCTCCAAGCTGGCCTCGCGCGGCAACAGCAACGGCGGCCTGCTCGTCGCCGTCACCGCCATGCAGGCGCCTGACGCCTTCGGAGCTGTCTTCTGCCGCGCGCCCACCCTGGACATGCTGCGCTTTCCGAGCTTCGGCTTCATGCGCTCGGCGACCGTGGAATACGGCTCGCCCGAGGACCCCGTGGAGGGCGCATATCTCGCCGGATACTCGCCCTACCACAACGTCCGAGCCGATCGCCGCTACCCTGTGATGGTCTTCGTGCCCGCGCTGAACGATCACATCGCGCCGCCGCATGATCCGCTCAAGATGGTGGCCCGGCTCCAGGCCGAGGCACCGTTGGGCGGACCCTATTTCCTGCTGCCGCTCCGTGACTCGGGACACGGCGGCGGCACCACGCTGACAGCGCTCGTGGAGCAAGACGTCGACGAACTCAGCTTCTATTGCTGGGCGCTCGATCGAGAAAAGGGGCAGGGTTTACGCTAG
- a CDS encoding Do family serine endopeptidase — translation MLLAAACAQAIGSPASPPPPSQTATTPQESPALPAVTVPTAGSLAPLVEAVKGAVVNVEVQAREPVAARGRLRLPPGWGSPFGMPDMPEGDARGPVQQGLGSGFLIDAQGLVLTNNHVVENAERVRVKLDDGRAFDAQVLGRDPLTDVAVLQLEGAPKNLPFVALGDSDAMRVGDFVLAIGNPFGLASSVSSGIVSARARDIHAGPYDEFLQTDAAINPGNSGGPLFNLKGEVIGMNTAIVREATGIGFAVPSNLIHSLLPRLEKEGSVRRGWLGLAAQDLTPDLARALNLDIDKGALIAGLNPGGPGAQAGLQDNDIITRVDGTPIVSAGSLTRAVGLMRPDSQVAVHVLREGNPLELKVTLGTRPAQPGEPAVPTREENSAAAKGRLGMRLADDPAGQGARVVQVEPGSPAERAELPAGTLLLQVGGQKVSTAREAAEALRSAKPGSVLLLRIQPPGSAVSLLRALPVPS, via the coding sequence ATGTTGCTGGCAGCCGCCTGTGCTCAGGCCATCGGCTCGCCTGCTTCCCCTCCTCCTCCTTCCCAGACGGCGACCACACCCCAGGAGTCCCCCGCCCTTCCCGCAGTCACGGTTCCCACAGCGGGCTCACTCGCCCCGTTGGTGGAAGCGGTGAAAGGAGCCGTCGTCAACGTCGAGGTGCAGGCACGAGAGCCCGTCGCCGCCCGGGGCCGCCTCCGCCTGCCTCCAGGCTGGGGCTCTCCGTTCGGCATGCCCGATATGCCCGAGGGTGATGCGCGAGGCCCCGTGCAGCAAGGCCTGGGCTCGGGCTTCCTCATCGACGCCCAGGGGCTCGTCCTCACCAACAACCACGTGGTGGAGAACGCGGAGCGGGTGCGCGTGAAGCTCGATGATGGGCGGGCCTTCGACGCCCAGGTGCTCGGGAGGGATCCGCTCACGGATGTGGCGGTGCTGCAGCTTGAGGGCGCTCCCAAGAACCTGCCCTTCGTCGCGCTGGGGGACTCGGATGCGATGCGCGTCGGAGACTTCGTGCTCGCCATTGGCAATCCCTTCGGCCTCGCCTCCAGCGTGAGCTCGGGGATCGTCTCGGCCCGTGCGCGCGACATCCACGCAGGCCCCTATGACGAATTCCTCCAGACGGATGCCGCCATCAACCCGGGCAACTCGGGCGGCCCGCTCTTCAACCTGAAGGGCGAAGTCATTGGCATGAACACGGCCATTGTCCGGGAGGCCACCGGTATCGGGTTCGCCGTGCCCAGCAACCTCATTCACTCGCTGCTGCCCCGGTTGGAGAAGGAAGGCAGCGTGCGCCGAGGCTGGCTGGGCCTGGCGGCGCAGGACCTCACGCCGGATCTGGCTCGCGCGCTGAACCTGGACATCGACAAGGGCGCCCTCATCGCCGGCCTCAACCCCGGAGGTCCCGGCGCCCAGGCAGGGCTCCAGGACAACGACATCATCACCCGGGTGGACGGCACGCCCATTGTTTCGGCGGGCAGCCTCACGCGGGCCGTGGGGCTGATGCGGCCCGACAGCCAAGTTGCCGTCCACGTCCTGCGCGAGGGCAACCCCCTGGAGCTGAAGGTGACCCTCGGCACACGGCCCGCGCAGCCGGGAGAGCCCGCCGTGCCCACGCGCGAGGAGAACAGCGCGGCCGCGAAGGGGCGCCTGGGAATGAGGCTGGCGGACGATCCCGCCGGCCAGGGCGCCCGCGTGGTGCAGGTGGAGCCGGGCAGCCCAGCGGAGCGGGCGGAGCTGCCCGCGGGCACCCTGTTGCTCCAGGTGGGCGGCCAGAAGGTCTCGACCGCGCGTGAGGCAGCCGAGGCGCTGCGCTCGGCGAAGCCCGGCAGCGTGCTCTTGTTGCGCATCCAGCCGCCGGGCTCGGCTGTCTCCCTGCTGCGCGCCCTGCCCGTGCCGTCCTGA